Below is a genomic region from Triticum dicoccoides isolate Atlit2015 ecotype Zavitan chromosome 5A, WEW_v2.0, whole genome shotgun sequence.
cctccgtaacggaggaagccatccacttgcctcatgctccggacatgtttggagaaggttgaggagaaggatgtggacttgggcattggagctcgagtgcgcaagaatggatgagcaaggaggaagaaggcgtgggtagaaaaaggttaaaccttatccccttataagggcggctgaaactatgcgcccccactagcctggtaaaactcgcttatcccccaggcgccgtaattgatggcgcggttgggctacccacgcccgtattgatgagagtcccgtaataaggggaacacgatctctgctttgacaagacgtgtcaaggaagtgcctcgtgttatgtgcggggctagttaaagaaaaacggttcgaataatcaccgagccatggcatgatgtcatgttgccaaaacgtgtcagcagattagatttgtggaaatattattctctctacggtggtatgtggaacttattttgcagggtcggacactatccttttattcaaacacttctgtggtgtatccggaggaggaacccgccttgcaataccgaagacaacagtgcgcgccggactcatcatcattgaagcttggttcaggggctactgagggagtcctggattagggggtctccggacagccggactatatcctttggccggactattggactatgaagatacaagattgaagacttcgtcccgtgtccggataggactctacttggcgtggaaggcaagccaggcagtacagatatggatatctcctcctttgtaaccgaccttgtgtaaccctagccccctccgttgtctatataaaccggagggttttagtacgtaggacaacatacaatcataccataggctagcttttagggtttagcctctccgatctcgtggtagatcaactcttgtaatactcgtatcatcaagaataaatcaagcaggacgtagggttttacctccatcaagagggcccgaacctgggtaaaacatcgtgtcccctgcctcctgttaccatccgccttagacgcatagttcgggaccccctacccgagatccgctggttttgacaccgacactcgggctcgcgaaaaaccaagggaaaaggcttaggtggcaaatggtaaaaccaaggttgggccttgctggaggagttttattcaaagcgaactgtcaagggggtcccataaccccaagcacgtaaggaacgcaaaatgaaggaacataacaccggtataacggaaactaggacggcaagagtggaacaaaacaccaggcaaaaggccgagccttccaccctttaccaagtatatagatgcattaattaaaataagagatattgtgatatcccaacatatccatgttccaaacatggaacaaacttcaacttcacctgcaactagcaacgctataagaggggctgagcaaaagcggtaacatagccaaacaacagtttgctaggaaggtgggttagaggcttgacatgtcaatatgggaggcatgatataataagtggtaggtagcgcgacatagcggtataacgaacaactagcaaagaaaaagatagaagtgatatcgagggtatggtcatcttacctgcaatgttctcagagttgtcgaaagcttgatccttgttagcgtactcaataggttcctcgttcacgtactcgtctcccggctctacccaaagcaagaacacaagcaatggaacaacaatcaatcacagtgtaatgcacaaacaacatgatgcaatacatggcatgccatgcaagatatgatatgcaatgcatatgcgtgctccgaaagggaaagaatgatcaaggcatcaacttggcaaatcaagtatgccgctagaaagatgagatgatttcggtcgaaatcgatataaggatcaccggaaacggatgcacggtttataaatgacaagcaacacaagaatggtgcaaatctgcgattaacaacatgatagcacttagaatgcaacaagaaactaagctactacactccaacatagcaacaaagcatatggcagtgatgtaaaagagatgcttgacaaaacatgaacactgagctacggctaaatcacactagaacaggttcaaacaagcatggcaaaagtgcaaatatcagcttcatagacttggtgaaaatactaacatgccataaacaacatcaggaagcactgtttagagcaagcaaacaatatgctacaggaacatatcatgacaaacaaaggcatggcatgcttctactaaatgcatagaacaaaactcccttactgaacatgagccaaaaaggcacaggagatacgatggcacccatgtaaacatagcaagttttataaacagattcagacaaatttcaggacatggcaaaaacagattcatgatagcatgtTTACAAGCTTGTGGCACTCATCACAGGGCGCTAAAAGAGATGGAATTAATACTAGCATGGAGttggcatgaaaatgaagctaaccATGTGCCAAACACCTTCATAGCATGCTTGAGATAAAACACACAAAAATGACAACATCATCATGATGCAAAATGACATGTTCATAAACTTGCTCAAATGcaaaaactaatgccaccactggattggtgagatttttctaccctaaaaacatatataatatgttggggttgcttTAGAAAATCCCCACAAAAGCTATAAGTTAAAAACTgcctaaaatggaaatagacaaaaaatggaaaaacctaAAATGGACTATGTCCCGATCTGGACTTGCCAGATAAGGAAGGGCCCGAACTGGAAAGACCCAAAATGGACAAGGTACCCGATTTGGCTAGGGCCAGGAACatgcggatgacaggtgggtccgtgggtcccacgtgtcatgtgAGAGGGTGTGTCTGCGGGTGTGAGGCTGACAGGTGGACCTGGCAATGCGTGAGGCTAACTGGTGGACCTGGCGATGAGTGAGGCTGACTGGTGGACCTACGCGAGCGGTTGAAGCAGAGCAAAACAGGGGCGCTGCCGGCCAGCGACGGGCATGGTGGAGGACCTCACCGGAGTTGTTCCGGGGATCCTACGGCACGGCGGAGATGCGCAATGGGGTCGCAGAAGAATCCCGCGTCCCTGGGTGCCAATAGTCGCACTGGACAACGACGGAGTCGACGCCGGCAACGAGCTACAGAGGCGGCGACGGCGTGGCCGCACACGGCGAGGCGGAAAGCTACACGAGCAGTTGGAGCTGTGGAACCGGCCTACGCGCAGAGGCGACGGGGAAAAACACGCGCAGAGGCGCTACGGAGGTCGCAGGACTCGCCGGAGCAGGGTTCGACGGCAACGGGTTCGGCAGACGGCGTCGGGCTAGCTAACGCATGCAAAAGAGGAAGAGAAGGGCACGAGGCTGCTCAGGGGCTTACCATGAGCACGAGAGTGCGCTCGGTTGGACGGGAGGTGGTCGGGGGCGAGCACGGCGACGATTGAACACCTACGGCTCcgcggggaagaagaagaaggagtcgaCGCGTCTTGACATCCCGCGGTGAAGTAGCGGACGTCGGGACGTagacgacgtcggggaagaagacggACACGATCGCCGGGGTGGAGGTGGTCGGAGTGCACGCCGGCGACGATCTCGCGCGCTCGGATGCGCTCGGGACGTTGGTGGCGCGACGAATCTGGTGGCTCTCTCACCTGGCGGTGGCGGCGAGagggaagagggaaaccctagaaGCGTGTGGACATGGAGAGAGGTTAAAAGGAGGGCCAGGGTGAGGGTTTGGAGCGGCGACGCTCTCGGCCGTGGCCATGTATGTGCTCACGAGGGGGACCAAAGTGGAAGAAAAGGTGGGTGAGGGCGTGGGCAtggtcgctgaccagtgggaccGACGCGACCACGTGGAGCGAGTGGGAGAGAGGGTTGTGCGCCATTTCGGTGAGAAAAGGAGGAAGGAGCACGCGAGTGGGTGAGCTGGGCTGCGGGGTGCGGTGCCAGATGGGCCGGCCTGGGAGGCCGAGGCCCAGGTGGGTGCTGCTGCTGCTGGGTTGctctgctgccgctgctgctgctattcttttcccattttccTCATACAGAAAAAACCTAAAGGAAAAGCACAGGGGGATTGGGAAGGGTTTTGAGAAATATGACAATATTCTcaagattctaaatttgtgtagtaTTTAACAAAATTGACTTGGTAATTTTTAAAGGTAGAAAAATATTTCAAGTTTGAATTAGGTTCAAACTTGAAGCATTTTTTATCGCAACCAAACCAACTTCAATTTAGGTGAAAACTTGACAGAGAGGTGAGTGGCATGAGGCTTGAATTGTGAGAAAGAGATGGACATTAAAGGAGGAGTGAAAATGGTACTTGCCAAATAGAAGAAAGAGAAGGAGGGGAGGGGTGATGCAAGGGGTGATCATGCATGAaacacacaatgcacatgatgagcatgatgaaatgcaacatgaacaaaatgcaaaacgaaagataaaaacccaaccatggagggaatatcatatcacatagccgaaaatggtaagagttggagttacaaatatggcaagttatatccggggtgttacactctggcaccaccacagcagccaccaaaggaaaaaaaatgaTGAATCACCTTCATACCTGACCTCgttgcggctccatcgctgatatgcaactTGCAGACGTTCAAGATGGGTCACGAAAGACGAAACCAACCGTTAAACAAATCAGACCAAGGCAACACCCCGGACATGCCATCGAACTTGAGATGTGACACCCCCACACGACGTGGGAGGAGAaaactatacttgccatccacgaacCCAACACACGGTCACCATCTTTCAGATGTCGCTGATGCaggccacaatctgcatccgcttctAAACTACATCCCAAGCTGCGCATTGGCGCTGGAGCAAATGTCATCGCAACGACGGAGCTCGAAGACACATGTCCACCACGAGAATGTCGTCACCGCCACGCCATGTTTGCGTGAATAGACTGATTTTTAAATTCATCACCAATCATATGACCAATCGCCTCGCCGAAACATGATATGAAAAAACtttatttagctctgtcatcgccgTCGTCAAAACCAAGACCATAAACAGTCTAAAAATCTAAACTACAAGAGTAGAACATGGTCCATACAGTGAATCCGATGATCTTTATCATCACCGACAATCAAGGTCGCCGGCGAAGGACGGCGGCAGGGAGACTTCTGGCGACGGCGAGATCGCCTTTCTGACTTTCTTGAGAAAGAAAGAAAAGCGAACGCTTCCTCTATGTTGGAAACTACTCCctgcgttccaaaatagatgacccaattttgtattaactttgtactaaagttaatataaaattgagtcatctattttggaatggagggagtaacattttcCAAAAAAGAAAGCTCCATGAGCACCTGGACTACCGTACGCATACGAACCGACCATACTCCTACTACGTCCATACCGTACCCTATACAGGGCCCTGGAGCAGCCCGCCGGCCTTTACCGCCGCTGTGGCAGCGGAGTCGCTCTCATCGAGGCGGCGCCGCACCGAATCCGAAGGGGCCCCCGTCACGCTGGCGCTGGGTTCTCCGAGGCCGATACCGGCGCTGGCAGGAGGCGGCGGGCGCGGATCTTATCTTTTTTAGAAACGAGAGCATCCCTGAAAGATTCTTGCTGATTAGACCCGGCTTGCTCTGCCGCAGCAGATGAGTGGTGCCCTGCTCTGTTCACTCGATTCGACACTGTAAAGTTAAATCTTCTCCTTTTCTTCATTGTGTTCCAGATATAGAAGAATAGGGTTCAATCCAGGTCAAGTTTCTACTCTGTTTGTTATTTGCCGTTCTGTTCCTTGGAGTCATAAATGATGTACAATTTGAGCTAATATTGAAACAGTGGCACTAAAGCTACAATGCGAAAGTACCTTTCTACACCTGAGCTCATATGCTCCTGctatgaacagtaaaataaataaaatagaaaaacatttcaaaaaattctgaatttttttttgtggcatactttaagaaatgtttgttgtgcatgcaaaatttcatcacgAAATCACATTGATGGAGGTcgtcgcaaaaaaaaaacaaaatcagagcTCCAAAATGCGTTTGAAAGTAACATTTTCAAAGtatcgattttgtttttttaccATGCCTTACACCAATGTCATTTCATgacgaaattttgcatgcacaacaaacatttcttaaagtatgccacaaaaaaaattcagaattttttgaaatgtttttctattttatttattttactgttcatagCAGGAGCATATGAGCTCAGGTGTAGAAACTCCACGTCCGCTACAATGTAGAATTTCTTGTAACATCCTTGTTTTGATCCATGTTGTCGTTTTTGCTATGGAGGCTCGGCTGCACCACAAGATACTGACAGAAATCTAACTTGTACTCCAACACTCACGGGGTCTTTACTCCTTGGAATTGCTAAAAGGGGAAAAAAACTGATCCTAGCATATCTCAGTAGATTCCTTCTGCTCAGATTCCAAAAGTTCTCTGTTGGAACCATGTCATGCTTTCATCTGCATCTACTGAACAAACTTTTCAAGTGGGACTCATTTTTCAACCGAAGATATGATGGCACTGCAAGAACTAGGCCCACTAGTATCAGCTGGTATGGTGTGTATCTGCATATATGTATGCCCTCTTGCTCTGGGTTTGGCCATCGTTGGCATTCTGGCTGCTTCTCTGCCGAAGTATTGGCTCTTGGCAAAGGTAAGAGGCTTCTGGTCTTTCTATTCTCTACATCCTTAGAGCATAAACTTGCTGCAGCTTAAGATCATGTTTATGGTGGCACGCAGGATACTGAAGTGCATAGCTTATGTTCTGAAATAAAAAACGGCTCTAGTTTTAGACATTTTTCTTTCATTTATCAGGCATGAAATATGTGCATCCATGTGAAGTTGAAACATACTGATGATATTAACACATGTTACTACATCTTCCTATTTTACTCTGAAAAAAGTGTTGGCTGTTTGCAAAGATAAGAGAAGCTTCTTATCTTTCTACTAGTAGATCATAAACTTGATAAATCTATAGATCGCCTGAAGTGCATACTTCACTTTTTGTTTGTCCTGAGAAAACATGCTCCAGTATTGGACATCTTTCTTTGATTTATCTGGCATCAAATAGATGCATCGATGTGAGGTCGGAACAGACTGCTCATAATAACACACAGTACTACATCTTCATATTTTAGGCTGATGTATCTTGTTCCCTTGACTCCCCAGCATTTTTAGTTATATTTATCATGGCGCTGGATCAAGACCATGAGCAAGGTAACAGGAGTGGTCACAGAATCAGCAGCAAATCCTTTCAAAGATGTGACGGCTGCGATGCACATTACTATTGGTGTCATATGGATGATACCCAGAAGTATTTCTTCAAGTGCATGGTTGGCAATTTCCAAGAAAAAATGGCAAGTCctggtgtatcgatgccctttctcTCCTTCAGATGGAATGCTATCCAGTCTCAGAATGATAATTTTGTTGTTTTCTTGTTCCTGCAGGCCATTCCACAGAAGTTTGTGCAGAATTTCAAAGGTCAGATCTCTGAAGTTATCAAGCTAGAAGCTACTGATGGAAACATATACAATGTTCAGGCTATCAAGGATCTAAACAAGATAGTCCTCGGGTCTGGATGGGGGGTATTTGTCAGATTTTACGAACTAAAAGCGGGCCACTTCCTGGTCTTCAGGTACATCGGGGATTCTCACTTCAAAGTTCTGATATTTGATTTTGCAAGTTGCTGTGAGAAGGAAGTGTTCCATGTTCTCATGAACTGTGGTCCTAATGCCCAAGAAAAAGACACTCGCCTTGATCGATCTCTGCTGGGTGAAAGACGATGCCAGAATGGTGGATCAAGCAACAGTGAGTCCCATCGAAGGTGCAAGCACTGCGATGTGCATTTATATTGGCATCACATGGATGATAGGCAGAAGCATTTCTTGAGGTTCATGGTTGGCGATTTCCTTCACGAAATGGTAAGACCATGGATGATCAATGCCCTTCCGGCCGTCCTGATGAAATATCTTCTTGATCAACATATGTAATTTGCTGATTGCTTTGTTGTTTGTTTTTGCAGAACATACCAgagaaatttgtgaacaatttcagAGGCAGGATCTCTAAAGTTATGAAGCTAGAAGCTCCTGATGGAAATGTATACAACATTCAGGTTACCAATGATCTGAACAAGATAACCCTTACATCTGGATGGGCAGCATTTGCCAGTGCTTATGAACTAAAAGAGCATGACTTGCTGGTGTTCAGTTACACTGGAAACTCTCACTTTAAAGTCCTAATATTTGACCCAAGTGGTTGTGAGAAAGAATTATTCCGCATTGTCATGAACCACACTCCTAATGTACAAAAAAGGGGTATATCTCATGATGAGATATTCCTGAAGGAAACAAGGCGTCGAGACGGCGGATCTCGTGATAACAACCCTAGGAAAACTAAAAAGGTGACTCCTCTGGACTCTCCTTCACCGAAATCAGGTAAAGAATTGAAGGGTTTCATGTACATTTTCCTTGGTATCTATTCCGTAATTACTCATTGATGTCTTGATGATCGGCGTTGTGCAGCTGAAGGTCTCACATCTCCGGAGAACACCATGAATTCAGGCGGCCCTCCGGAAACCAGCGAGCCTCGGTATGTCCTAGCAACTGGATGCAATCTGACTACAGCGCAGAAGGGTCAAATTGACGCACTTGTGAAGAAAGTTAGGCCTGTAATTCCATTTTACATCACAGCCATGAACAAGACAAGTATTTCTGGATCTCTGGTACGTATGGAGTATCCTCTACAAATTCAGTAGGACTCCTGCAAAATTTGTTCTTTAATGTTGGCATTTTTTAAATTATAGTAGCTCTCCGTAAATTATAATCTTCGATAATCTGAAAGCCAGATGATTCATTCATCTCTAACAGGTCATCTGCAAGGATTATGCTGCCAAATACCTTCCACATGAAGACCAATTCATCACACTCTGCCATCCTCGTAAGAGCAACATATGGTTAGACAATTTGAAGGTTACCACTGATGGTTCAGGCATGCTTTCTGCTGGCTGGTCAAGCTTCGCTCTCCACAATGAGTTGCGGGAAAGTGATGTTTGTGTATTCGAAGTATCAAAAAGCGCTGGTGAAATGACAATGGTTGTTCATTCTCTTGAAGGAGGCCATCACCTACAAGGTGAGTATGGGACACATTTTATACCTGCACATACGACATGAAAAATCAACGCTCAGGATCACCAACTTATAGAGATAAGAATGTATAAGTCAGCTTAGAAATATAGTTCATTTCTTTAATAGCCAGCTAACGCATAAACCTCAGACAGCATGGAATCAATACTGAGCTAGTGTCTCTGTACCGGATCATTTTGGAATGCCCATTTGTTTGTTTTTTTACAGGGAAAGAGCCTGAATCTCAAAACAAGTGCGATTATCCTGTTAAGGGCAAGGCGATTAAGGAAGCTGAGAGTGACCATAAACATGATGAGTCCAAGTCCAACTACTACTACTCAAAGTATGCCAAGGGCCTGAGCGGCGAGGAGCTAGAAGAGATATTCAGGTCAGCGTTGATCCAACGGGGCAATGTGGTATACGTCACCATCCTGGGGAAGAATCAAGTTAGAATCAAGAACAACTTGCTGGTCAGTTCAGTTGTTCGACTAATCACAGACTGGAATACCTAGATGGTTTAGATAACAATCTTTGATAGACTTTCTGAACCGTCTGCGACAAAGCTTTCTGTACTAATAGCTTATGTTATGTACTATATATGCAGACCTTCCCCGAGAAGTTTGCAGCTAAGCATCTCGTGGAGAGGTCGCATGACATCCTGCTCCTGAGGCCCAACCGGAGTGAGACGTGGTGTGCGAGGTACTACTACCACCCGGAAAAACAGGGTTTCAACTACAGCTCCTGGACCAAGTTCGTCCGAGACAACAAGCTGCGCAAGGGCCACGTCTGTGTCTTCGAGCTGATGAAGGGCGTGAGTAAGGTGACAATGATTGTCCACGTGTTCACAAAGGTCGATGGCAGGTTCGTTCTGCTGGACTAACTGTCTAGGTTCCAGCCTAGTTGCATCCTCCTTAATTTGTCGTTGAATAGATGAACTGGGAGTAGCTCGTGTACCAGTAGAAACTAGTTGTGTAGCCGTACTGTGTGAATGTTCATCCTGATTCGTCTGCGTTGGCTGTGATTTCAGAACCGAGAGAGAGGAGTATTTCAGCGCTTGTAGCACCTACTCCTACTCGACTGAAGTTTTCTTCAATGTAAGCTCAGTTGACTGAAATTTTATATTAGATCTAAGTGGATTCCCAGTTAGTCCCAGCTGAGTGTGCACATGTTACTCGAGGGCTAGTCTCAGCTAATCGACGACGAAAAATTGTTGATTTTAATTCGTGTGTTCTTGCGTGGGTTCTTCAAGTGGCGATCGAGTAGGAGAAACTGATTGCTCGTTGCAGTGATCTGGTTCTCGCGACTGCTCTGGTTATCTGGTTCTCGCGCAGTTGCAAAAGTCTGCAATGGCTTACGCTGATGCCTGCGTCTGGGAATCTTCTGATTCCTTTTCTACGCACAAGTTCAATGAACGACATGCATGTTTTTTCCTCCGGTTTTGCAAAGTAAGAATTATTATTTATGGTTATTTCCAATCCATAGACATACCGGGTTTCGCAATTTCAGAAATTTGTCAGGTAAAATGGCCAATCACGACGTCAGCAGCAAGAATAATTGGCGTAGGGGTTGTCAATTTTAGAAATTTATTGCTTAGATATTCTNNNNNNNNNNNNNNNNNNNNNNNNNNNNNNNNNNNNNNNNNNNNNNNNNNNNNNNNNNNNNNNNNNNNNNNNNNNNNNNNNNNNNNNNNNNNNNNNNNNNNNNNNNNNNNNNNNNNNNNNNNNNNNNNNNNNNNNNNNNNNNNNNNNNNNNNNNNNNNNNNNNNNNNNNNNNNNNNNNNNNNNNNNNNNNNNNNNNNNNNNNNNNNNNNNNNNNNNNNNNNNNNNNNNNNNNNNNNNNNNNNNNNNNNNNNNNNNNNNNNNNNNNNNNNNNNNNNNNNNNNNNNNNNNNNNNNNNNNNNNNNNNNNNNNNNNNNNNNNNNNNNNNNNNNNNNNNNNNNNNNNNNNNNNNNNNNNNNNNNNNNNNNNNNNNNNNNNNNNNNNNNNNNNNNNNNNNNNNNNNNNNNNNNNNNNNNNNNNNNNNNNNNNNNNNNNNNNNNNNNNNNNNNNNNNNNNNNNNNNNNNNNNNNNNNNNNNNNNNNNNNNNNNNNNNNNNNNNNNNNNNNNNNNNNNNNNNNNNNNNNNNNNNNNNNNNNNNNNNTCCCTGTTTCTAGCCTAGTCAAATCATGGGCATgccaaatcagtttgtctaattcacatctagatgttttttaagaatgtcacatctaagctcccacaaatatataatgcagcaacaagaaaaaaaaactaggacaaaaaaaatagaccacaaacagagtggaaatcaatttagatgtgacatagttatgtcacatctagatgtgtcctagacagacccatgCCAAATAATTGGCGGACAATTCCGCCGCACCCATCTCGCCAAAAAGTTGGCGGGCAAGTGGGCTGAGCACAGCAAAGAATTGGTGTCTGTCCACCTTTGGCCTGGACATATCATATATGATCATGCTAGTTGCACTTGGACACAGACATACCACAAGGTTGAACTAATTGTCTGCATAGCAAGCAGCTCTTCTAGTGGACATCCAAACCATAAAGCCTAGATGTATTCCCGAACCCTCTCATCCCTAAGCAGATGTGTGTTTGACAAACATGGAAGGAACCAGATACATATAGTAAGAGAAAGATCCTTCTAATCTTACATTGACTTGTAGTAGAGATCATCACATGAGAAGGTGGTAAATGAAGAGAAATCGAGAAGAGGAAAGTGGTGGGTTTGGATGAACTCTAATGTGAAGATATACAACGTGAAATAAGACGCTGGGTGAAAGATGGTCTGATATATCACGATCAAACCTGCACGCCGCATGTGAACTGAAATTGTTTTTCGTCGCAGTCAAAGAAATTTAATTCTCCTAGCTAGTACCTGGTACTCCATGGAGGTGTCGGACTACCATGCAAATTTAGTCATTCATTCACCAAGCAACCAAGAGTCCAAGACAGTTTATTGCCATGGTAATTTAAGATTCCAGCACTTTCCAAGACTGGTttacctttctctctttttttcagtTTTCTGCTTTTTGTATTTTTTTGTCCTTTTCTCTATTTTtcgttttttattttcattttcaatctttagttttaaattttattttAAATTATATTAACa
It encodes:
- the LOC119299224 gene encoding B3 domain-containing protein LOC_Os12g40080-like; the encoded protein is MPFLSFRWNAIQSQNDNFVVFLFLQAIPQKFVQNFKGQISEVIKLEATDGNIYNVQAIKDLNKIVLGSGWGVFVRFYELKAGHFLVFRYIGDSHFKVLIFDFASCCEKEVFHVLMNCGPNAQEKDTRLDRSLLGERRCQNGGSSNSESHRRCKHCDVHLYWHHMDDRQKHFLRFMVGDFLHEMNIPEKFVNNFRGRISKVMKLEAPDGNVYNIQVTNDLNKITLTSGWAAFASAYELKEHDLLVFSYTGNSHFKVLIFDPSGCEKELFRIVMNHTPNVQKRGISHDEIFLKETRRRDGGSRDNNPRKTKKVTPLDSPSPKSAEGLTSPENTMNSGGPPETSEPRYVLATGCNLTTAQKGQIDALVKKVRPVIPFYITAMNKTSISGSLVICKDYAAKYLPHEDQFITLCHPRKSNIWLDNLKVTTDGSGMLSAGWSSFALHNELRESDVCVFEVSKSAGEMTMVVHSLEGGHHLQGKEPESQNKCDYPVKGKAIKEAESDHKHDESKSNYYYSKYAKGLSGEELEEIFRSALIQRGNVVYVTILGKNQVRIKNNLLTFPEKFAAKHLVERSHDILLLRPNRSETWCARYYYHPEKQGFNYSSWTKFVRDNKLRKGHVCVFELMKGVSKVTMIVHVFTKVDGRFVLLD